The DNA sequence ACCGGTCAAACGCGGGACTCCAACACGGCCAACAAAGCGCGCAGATGATTGGGATCGAAGCCTGGCTCGACGAGCAGGCTCCGGCCGGTGGGCAGTCGAATCTCAATCGCCGATCCATGCCCAGCCGCCGCCTGAGTCGCCCCGCCCGCGTCCACCAAGTGGACCTCGACGAAGGGTTGCGGGCCAGCCAGGATCAGACGTTTCTTCCAGGCAAAGAAGTGAGATGGAGAAAGGCCACGTGCCCGACAGAACGCCGCCACACTTTGCCCGCTCCGCTCTTGCTCAGCGACCAGCTCCCGCCACTTCGTCCATGCCTCGGGTCCACGCGTGCGCATGACTTCACAGTGGGGCAGGCGAAGGACTCCTTCAAGATGGGGTTTGCGTAGCGCTCACCTAAGGAGAGTTGACGCAGAGGTCTGAAGTCGGCACCCCGACATGAGAGGCGAACATAGTCACCCAGCGATACCGCCGATTCCCTTAGCCGGGCGGTGCTGCGGGGGAACTCCGGAACATCGTGGCCTGACGACGAGGGCGGAGGGTCCGCCTGGCGCCCAATAGTGGGAATCCCACGGAGGCGATACACATCCAGCAACGGCGGCCCGACTGGCTCTGAGGATGCAGGGCTAGTAACATAGATGCGTGAAGAGCCCATCAGATGGGGAGCGACGCGCACTAGGTGGCTATTTTGCCCAAATCCATCATGTGTCCGCGCACCTTATCATTCAAGCACTGAGTCAAGATGTTCTGAAGTGGATTAAGGTCAACGATCCAGAAGTAGGGCGTGTCGATGATCTCCAGATTGGCGGAGAGAACCGCGTCGATGGGTACCAGGTAAAGTGGGAGAAATACCCCGGGGCCTTCACGTTCCGGAACCTCGTCGAAGGAACCGACGGGAAACCAGCCCTCATCAATCAACTGGCTGACGGATGGCGCAGGCTGCAGACAATACATCAGAACCACAGGGTTGTAGTGCACCTTGTCACCAACCAGCCTCCTTCGGTAAATGACCACGTTCTGGCCAATGGCCCAGGGCCGAGACCGGACCACTTTCATGCCTTCCTCTCAACCGCCTGGGCACAGCTCCGTGCGGGCAATGCGCCAGATTTCCCAACCGATTGGAGCGCAGCTGTCAGCAAGCTTCAGCAGGCCAGTGGGCTTGAGCTTGTGGACTTTCTACAATTCGCTATCGACTGTGAGTTCGATTTCTCGTTCAGCACGCCAGATAAGCGAGGCATTCGGCCGGCGGAACGGAGGCAGTTTGAGGCGGACGTGAAGGATCTCACGTATAAGTTGTTCGAGTTGCCGGCGGATCAAGTGCGCGTTATCCACTTGAGCCGTGAGCAACTGATCAGGAGCCTCGGCTGGACCGATAGGTTTGAGTTTCGGGCTCAGCACTCGTTTCCCGTCCCGGCCGCCTATGAGCCGATCACCGCTACGAACGAGAGGCTGCGGTTGGCGATCAGACAACTCGTCTCTGGCTATATCGGGTTGATCGGAGCACCTGGGTCCGGTAAGTCAACACTGTTAGCGGCCCTCGCCGCGGACAACCACTCCGAGCGTATTGTTCAATACTACGCGTATGTTCCTGACTCTCGCACTCCCTTGAGCCTGAGGGGGGAGTCGGAAACGTTCTTGCATGACATAGTCCTCTCTCTTGAGCGCGCAGGTTATTCGGTGGGGCCCGGACTTGGTGGGGGGAGCCGATCCCAGCTGAGCCAGCGTCTCCATGAGCAGCTCGCGCGGCTCCACGTCGATTGGGAATCCACAGGGCGAAAGACCCTCATCATTGTCGATGGCGTGGATCATATTGAGCGGGAGCAGCGGCCGGACCGATCATTATTGTGTGACCTTCCGGCGCCGGAGGAAATACCTGATGGTATTCTTTTTATCATAGGCTCGCAGAAAGAGCAATTGAAGGACCTTCCTGACTCGGTGCACTTCCAACTCGCCAGTCCAGAGCGCCGACTTGACATCGCGCCTCTCGACAAAGAAGCTGTATATGCGATTACACGTCGCGTATTGAGCAATGTGACATTTCTGTCAGAGATTCAAGAGTCAATATTTATTGTATCGACAGGACATCCGCTAGCTCTCGCCCTGATACTTCAACGTTTGTGCGAAGCACTAGATTGCGAGGGAGCGAGGGCGATTCTTGACGAGTGGGACGCCAATCCGGGTGGTGTAGACGCGCAATATCATAGCTACTGGCGAAGTATTGAGACTAATCGTGAGTTGCGGCATTTGTTGGCATGTGTTGCGCGCCTTCGTCGACCGGTTGACTTAGATTGGCTTCAGGAATGGAATTCGATCGAGACCATCAGAAACCTGAGAAGTGTGCGCCACTACTTTCGCCACGAGGGAAAGCGGTGGTACTTTTTTCACAATAGCTTCCGTCAGTTCATTCTGCGGGAATCAATCAAGGATGAGCGTCTGCATGGCGATGCTCTCGCTGACCGAGACTTCCATCGCCTGATAGCGGACCATTGCCACGGCTCGAAATTCGCCTTCTGGAATTGGGAGGAAACCTATCACCGTGTTCAGGCTGGAGACATTGAAGCAGTATTACAATACTCCACGCCAGAGTATTTCCGCAGTCAGCTTAATGCGCTGCGGCCAATCAGTGCCATTAGCGATGATATATCGGAAGCTCTTAATTGCCTCAGAGACTCCTACGATGTGGATGCCCTGGTTCGATTGCTACTCTCCGCGGCAGAGATGGACCAGCGACGCTATGAATTGGAGAGCGCAAGCACTATCGAGCTGCTTTTTGATTTGGGGGAATATGATATAGCCCTAGAGTACATAAGGAACGGTTACCAACTACTGGTTGATCAGGAGTTTGCTTTGACCATGGTGGCGCGTTTCGCACGCTTGGAGCGAATGCGAGAAGCGGAAATCCTATTCACGCTTGCCGAGCCGCTTGATTTGCTACGAGGCGACCGCAATGGTAGGCAGTCGGATCTTGGCCAATTTGAGTCTCTCCTGAGCAGTTGGGCAGTTGCCGCCACTTTCGTGCGACCCATAGACGTAGTCCTTTCAATGATCCGCGATCTTTCTGTTTCGGGCCAAGTCCAAGTGCATTCCGACTCCTTGTTTCGGAGTCAAGACATCAAGGCTATTTTGCTCTCCCGCGTCGGAGTTGCACTGCTTGATCAAGGCAAACTTGATGCGATCGAAAAGATTACGGTCGAGTTGAACGCACTCGGCGATATCGGCTTGATTTCATTGCTCGAAATGCGGCTCCGATCGGCCAAGTTCGCATTGGATCGGCAGAGTACTGATCGCGCTCACCAGTTCTTCAATCTTGCCAATGAGCTCCTGAATGATGTTAAGGGGAATGCTGACAGCCTGCTGACTATTGCCGAACTCGCTTATAAAGTATTTGAACCAAATTCTGTCATTTCGAGATTGCTTTCCAGGATTCCCTTGCCGCTGTTCAGCATTGCGCAGCACTTCGCGGCGGAGGGGACATTTAGTTCTTTTGAGCGAATTTTTCGGTGGCGGAGACTCGGGCGTTTGTTAGGTGATGACAGTCCGCCATTTGAACTTGCCGACGCAAATGTTGTCTTCAACGCGGGCTCAGTGAGGCATTTTATTGGATGTTTGGCTGCGGCAGCCGACATCTCAGCATGCGCCCTTCAGGGGCGGGAGTTGACCGACTTTGAGATCGGTCAGCGAGTGGCTGCCATCCTGCGAGCGGAGTTGTTTCACAATGACGAAACAGATTTTCACTCGACCAGTTCATCACAACTCTGGCGCGCTCATGCATCAGATCTTTACAGGCTGCTCATCAGGAGCGTTGCGGCACATGGATCACGGGCAATTGAGAAGCTTCGAGGTGAGTTTCTAGGTGAGTGGATGGGCCAACACGGTCAGATGTGGACCGCCGCAGTTAAACGCGCTGTTGTTCTCGAGCTTGAGCGGGCAAGTCCAAATAAGACGTGGTCGGAAGCACAACTGCTAGGTTTGCAAGCTACCATGCTCGAAGGATATGACGTCGATGGCCGAATTAAGGAATGCCAGAGTCAATGCAAGGCGTGGATCGAGATCGGAGACATCGATAGAGCGCGCAAGAACCTTCTGATCTCAATTCGTAACTCTTTTGGGATTGGCTACAGAAAAGACTACCAATTCAATAACTGGGCCGATTGGCTAGCCATAGGAAACCGCCTTCAGCCGGAGGATGCCGAGGAACGGATTCTGTGGTTCGCCGGCGCCGCAGCTAGCCTTGTGGACTCGACCGACGGGCCCGCCGCGTCGAGAGGCGGCACTGCGATTCTTGCACTTGCATTCAACCTC is a window from the uncultured Paludibaculum sp. genome containing:
- a CDS encoding ATP-binding protein, whose translation is MKDLTYKLFELPADQVRVIHLSREQLIRSLGWTDRFEFRAQHSFPVPAAYEPITATNERLRLAIRQLVSGYIGLIGAPGSGKSTLLAALAADNHSERIVQYYAYVPDSRTPLSLRGESETFLHDIVLSLERAGYSVGPGLGGGSRSQLSQRLHEQLARLHVDWESTGRKTLIIVDGVDHIEREQRPDRSLLCDLPAPEEIPDGILFIIGSQKEQLKDLPDSVHFQLASPERRLDIAPLDKEAVYAITRRVLSNVTFLSEIQESIFIVSTGHPLALALILQRLCEALDCEGARAILDEWDANPGGVDAQYHSYWRSIETNRELRHLLACVARLRRPVDLDWLQEWNSIETIRNLRSVRHYFRHEGKRWYFFHNSFRQFILRESIKDERLHGDALADRDFHRLIADHCHGSKFAFWNWEETYHRVQAGDIEAVLQYSTPEYFRSQLNALRPISAISDDISEALNCLRDSYDVDALVRLLLSAAEMDQRRYELESASTIELLFDLGEYDIALEYIRNGYQLLVDQEFALTMVARFARLERMREAEILFTLAEPLDLLRGDRNGRQSDLGQFESLLSSWAVAATFVRPIDVVLSMIRDLSVSGQVQVHSDSLFRSQDIKAILLSRVGVALLDQGKLDAIEKITVELNALGDIGLISLLEMRLRSAKFALDRQSTDRAHQFFNLANELLNDVKGNADSLLTIAELAYKVFEPNSVISRLLSRIPLPLFSIAQHFAAEGTFSSFERIFRWRRLGRLLGDDSPPFELADANVVFNAGSVRHFIGCLAAAADISACALQGRELTDFEIGQRVAAILRAELFHNDETDFHSTSSSQLWRAHASDLYRLLIRSVAAHGSRAIEKLRGEFLGEWMGQHGQMWTAAVKRAVVLELERASPNKTWSEAQLLGLQATMLEGYDVDGRIKECQSQCKAWIEIGDIDRARKNLLISIRNSFGIGYRKDYQFNNWADWLAIGNRLQPEDAEERILWFAGAAASLVDSTDGPAASRGGTAILALAFNLNPSLGRALFQWFLRHHVMRWSDGLAKLLEMSLASDEAAVLPALDVTTLVLLPVSPAAYPELARMLIESAGRVLGAHKATAAARVLIERINRDSLPSARPSWLEGVYHAVALARLPIAIPSTLSPEREHYTSAAMKRIGEAPSLMLSEMLQRVRSIDDVLKFAVTESTLVQDKSANHESGPVGRLRGVPSYN